The Oryza glaberrima chromosome 9, OglaRS2, whole genome shotgun sequence genome includes a window with the following:
- the LOC127784648 gene encoding uncharacterized protein LOC127784648, translating into MGGGRAYWDKALTKIFLDLCIAEKIKRNYNKKGLTNIGWQNLYRNFREQTGKNFDSKQLQNKFSTMKRQYKLWKSLKNMSGGGWDNNSSTIRCDDDWWEDRIEENRDAGQFHGKPLEHEDELTTLFGCMDTEEGTMLCVGGIGERTPSGGSDDNLTPMSNDNVGLSSAGRVAQRAGKEQVVDSPPPKKSKNMEYYVGCISESMLERSRNESSVLRGEQDEMKELLRLVEEDGVAQGSELKGFTSQNVLAVCDMGMRFTFVATGKRGAAHDMAVFREAVNNADHFPHPPLGKYYLVDSGYPLREGYMAPYRKTRYHLKQFDGKGPENLCEIFNYHHSCLRNVVERSFGVLKNKWKILKGIPLYSMEK; encoded by the exons ATGGGTGGTGGTCGCGCCTATTGGGACAAAGCCCTCACAAAGATATTCCTAGACTTATGCATTGCTGAGAAGATAAAGCGCAATTACAACAAGAAGGGTCTTACCAACATAGGTTGGCAGAATTTATATCGCAATTTCAGAGAACAAACAGGCAAGAACTTTGACAGTAAACAGCTTCAAAACAAGTTTAGCACCATGAAGAGACAATACAAGCTATGGAAGAGCCTAAAGAATATGAGCGGAGGTGGGTGGGACAATAATTCTAGCACCATAAGGTGCGATGATGACTGGTGGGAAGACCGTATAGAG GAGAATAGGGATGCCGGACAGTTCCATGGAAAGCCGCTTGAACATGAGGATGAGCTAACTACTCTTTTTGGCTGCATGGACACCGAAGAAGGTACAATGTTGTGCGTAGGTGGTATTGGCGAGAGAACACCAAGCGGTGGAAGCGACGACAACCTTACTCCGATGTCAAACGATAATGTCGGCCTGTCTAGTGCTGGCCGTGTGGCTCAAAGGGCAGGGAAGGAGCAGGTGGTTGACAGCCCACCACCCAAGAAGAGTAAGAATATGGAGTACTATGTAGGGTGCATATCAGAGAGTATGCTCGAAAGGAGCAGGAATGAAAGCAGTGTGCTCAGGGGAGAGCAAGATGAGATGAAAGAATTGCTGCGACTTGTAGAAGAGGATGGTGTGGCTCAAGGATCTGAGTT GAAGGGGTTCACCAGCCAGAACGTGTTGGCTGTATGTGACATGGGCATGCGGTTCACATTTGTTGCTACGGGTAAAAGGGGGGCTGCCCATGACATGGCTGTTTTCAGGGAGGCAGTGAACAATGCTGACCATTTCCCTCACCCACCCCTAG GTAAGTACTATCTGGTGGATTCTGGTTACCCACTACGCGAGGGTTACATGGCCCCATATCGCAAGACTAGGTACCATTTGAAGCAATTTGATGGTAAAGGTCCTGAAAATCTGTGTGAGATTTTTAACTACCACCATTCTTGTCTCCGGAACGTGGTTGAACGCTCATTTGGTGTTTTAAAGAACAAGTGGAAGATTCTTAAGGGGATACCATTATATTCTATGGAGAAGTAA
- the LOC127784649 gene encoding uncharacterized protein LOC127784649, with the protein MPEADTAAAADSAAARVYLPSTAAAEDSSAAVRSASPPPPEASAAAADVSDDAAADSAARVYLPSTAAAEDSSAAVRSASPPPPEASAAAAEVSDDAAADSAAAAVEAESVAGSPPRPTPTQPRSTPARSTPPPLAYSYPRVLEELVEGQTMHRILHEHLQIKIFLEVHTPVDVLLFTNKAFFTEVAGSCQDVNSLKLFCS; encoded by the exons ATGCCCGAggccgacaccgccgccgccgccgactccgccgccgcccgcgtctacctcccctccaccgccgccgccgaggactcctccgccgccgtgcgatctgcctccccgccgccacccgaggcctccgccgccgccgccgatgtctccgacgacgccgcggccgactccgccgcccgcgtctacctcccctccaccgccgccgccgaggactcctccgccgccgtgcgatctgcctccccgccgccgcccgaggcctccgccgccgccgccgaagtctccgacgacgccgcggccgactccgccgccgccgccgtcgaggccgaatccgtcgccggctcgccgccgaggccgactCCCACACAGCCGAGGTCGACTCCCGCGCGttcgactccgccgccgctcgc GTATTCATATCCAAGGGTGCTCGAGGAGCTTGTGGAGGGGCAGACGATGCACCGAATTCTTCACGAGCATCTGCAGATCAAAATATTTCTTGAGGTTCACACTCCGGTTGATGTTCTACTCTTCACCAACAAAGCATTCTTTACTGAAGTTGCTGGTAGCTGCCAAGATGTCAACAGCTTGAAACTGTTTTGCAGTTAG